The genomic interval AATCCGCCCTGAATTTCTGCGTCTATTGTACTTTCCAAGCGCACCTGTTTTCCCGAATACGCCCCTAAGTGTTGTATGAGTTGTGCCTCTTGTTCGGGTGTTAGTGCCACGGCTGTCGTCACTTTCGCGACAAGCCTGCCAGCAGCTTCGTCAACGATTGCTGAAAAGACATCCATTATCGCCGAGAGATAGCGTTCACGTTGCTTCAGGGCAAGTAGTTTGAGAAAGTTGATTGTCAGCGGATGTATCGCGTCGGTAAAAATCTGGTCAAACGTCTCGCTTTTGAATTGCGGAGACAGAATGGGGCTTGAAATTAATTGCACGAACTCCTCAGAGCCTTCAAT from Candidatus Poribacteria bacterium carries:
- the atpH gene encoding ATP synthase F1 subunit delta, which translates into the protein MRDIRVAKPYARALYDAALEQNALADIVADIDRLQALIEGSEEFVQLISSPILSPQFKSETFDQIFTDAIHPLTINFLKLLALKQRERYLSAIMDVFSAIVDEAAGRLVAKVTTAVALTPEQEAQLIQHLGAYSGKQVRLESTIDAEIQGGFIVQLDDTVFDASVATQLQRLRHQLAQGS